A genomic window from Salvia miltiorrhiza cultivar Shanhuang (shh) chromosome 5, IMPLAD_Smil_shh, whole genome shotgun sequence includes:
- the LOC131025215 gene encoding probable hexosyltransferase MUCI70 isoform X1, whose protein sequence is MHWWFGNKSQSQNEKHLSVSRRGRRFSRISRKMLSLAVLFLIYFTYFGAKMHLYAFVYTFKETTLSLEDVEEESVVNGIAEQQKKLSNNVTEQPKKPHRQRYFPCDVPFLDSVTSLHEPEDNVKLTRFSLRYLEREQGILPSEARFGGHQTLKDREKSFHATNQTINCGFVRGPDGFPSTGFDLDEEDKKYMNACKIVVSSCIFGSFDFLRRPTSKLISEYSKKNVCFVMFVDAQTLAKLSTEGNIPDERGNIGLWRIVVVKNLPYEDMRKTGKVPKFLSHRLFPSSRYSIWVDSKLRLNADPMLIIEYFLWRAGSEYAISNHYTRHCVWEEVLQNKRLNKYNHSVIDEQFHFYQSDGLTKYDSSDPNIHLPSFVPEGSFIVRAHTAMSNLFSCLWFNEVDRFTSRDQLSFAYTYLKLRRLNPDKPFYLNMFKDCERRAITKLFHHRTET, encoded by the exons ATGCATTGGTGGTTTGGAAACAAGTCACAGAGTCAGAATGAGAAACATTTGTCGGTTTCTCGCCGAGGAAGGAGGTTTAGTCGGATTTCTAGAAAAATGTTGTCACTTGCCGTCCTCTTCTTGATATATTTCACATACTTTGGGGCAAAGATGCATTTATATG CTTTCGTATATACATTTAAAGAGACAACTTTGTCCTTGGAAGATGTCGAGGAAGAATCTGTGGTGAATGGCATTGCAGAGCAACAGAAGAAGCTATCAAATAACGTAACAGAGCAACCAAAGAAGCCGCATAGGCAGC gCTACTTTCCTTGTGATGTACCTTTTCTTGATTCTGTTACTTCCCTCCATGAGCCTGAGGATAATGTGAAGCTCACTCGGTTCTCTTTGAGGTATCTTGAAAGAGAGCAGGGGATCCTTCCTAGTGAAGCACGATTTGGAGGACATCAGACTCTTAAGGATAGAGAGAAATCCTTCCATGCAACTAATCAAACTATTAATTGTGGCTTTGTGAGAGGACCTGATGGATTTCCAAGCACTGGATTTGATTTGGATGAGGAGGATAAAAAGTATATGAATGCATGTAAAATTGTTGTATCCTCGTGCATCTTCGGAAGCTTTGACTTTTTGAGAAGACCAACTAGCAAATTG ATCAGTGAGTACTCCAAGAAAAATGTTTgctttgttatgtttgttgatgCGCAAACTCTAGCTAAGCTCTCAACCGAAGGAAATATTCCAGACGAAAGAGGAAACATTGGGTTATGGAGGATAGTTGTTGTGAAGAACTTACCATATGAAGATATGCGGAAAACTGGAAAGGTGCCAAAATTTTTGTCGCATCGCCTTTTCCCGTCTTCTAG GTATTCTATTTGGGTTGATAGTAAATTGCGTCTTAATGCTGATCCAATGCTGATCATTGAGTACTTTTTGTGGCGAGCCGGTTCAGAATATGCTATTTCAAATCATTATACCCGTCATTGTGTTTGGGAGGAGGTGCTCCAAAATAAACGGCTAAATAAGTACAATCACTCTGTTATTGACGAGCAGTTCCATTTTTATCAGTCTGATGGTCTAACCAAGTATGACTCGTCAGATCCAAATATTCATCTCCCGAGCT TTGTGCCTGAAGGATCATTTATTGTCAGGGCACATACGGCAATGTCAAATTTGTTCTCATGCCTTTGGTTCAATGAAGTTGATCGATTTACATCACGTGATCAGCTGAGCTTTGCATATACCTACTTGAAGTTGAGAAGACTGAATCCTGACAAGCCCTTCTATTTGAATATGTTCAAG GATTGCGAACGCAGAGCAATCACAAAGCTGTTTCATCATAGAACAGAAACGTAG
- the LOC131025215 gene encoding probable hexosyltransferase MUCI70 isoform X2: protein MHWWFGNKSQSQNEKHLSVSRRGRRFSRISRKMLSLAVLFLIYFTYFGAKMHLYETTLSLEDVEEESVVNGIAEQQKKLSNNVTEQPKKPHRQRYFPCDVPFLDSVTSLHEPEDNVKLTRFSLRYLEREQGILPSEARFGGHQTLKDREKSFHATNQTINCGFVRGPDGFPSTGFDLDEEDKKYMNACKIVVSSCIFGSFDFLRRPTSKLISEYSKKNVCFVMFVDAQTLAKLSTEGNIPDERGNIGLWRIVVVKNLPYEDMRKTGKVPKFLSHRLFPSSRYSIWVDSKLRLNADPMLIIEYFLWRAGSEYAISNHYTRHCVWEEVLQNKRLNKYNHSVIDEQFHFYQSDGLTKYDSSDPNIHLPSFVPEGSFIVRAHTAMSNLFSCLWFNEVDRFTSRDQLSFAYTYLKLRRLNPDKPFYLNMFKDCERRAITKLFHHRTET from the exons ATGCATTGGTGGTTTGGAAACAAGTCACAGAGTCAGAATGAGAAACATTTGTCGGTTTCTCGCCGAGGAAGGAGGTTTAGTCGGATTTCTAGAAAAATGTTGTCACTTGCCGTCCTCTTCTTGATATATTTCACATACTTTGGGGCAAAGATGCATTTATATG AGACAACTTTGTCCTTGGAAGATGTCGAGGAAGAATCTGTGGTGAATGGCATTGCAGAGCAACAGAAGAAGCTATCAAATAACGTAACAGAGCAACCAAAGAAGCCGCATAGGCAGC gCTACTTTCCTTGTGATGTACCTTTTCTTGATTCTGTTACTTCCCTCCATGAGCCTGAGGATAATGTGAAGCTCACTCGGTTCTCTTTGAGGTATCTTGAAAGAGAGCAGGGGATCCTTCCTAGTGAAGCACGATTTGGAGGACATCAGACTCTTAAGGATAGAGAGAAATCCTTCCATGCAACTAATCAAACTATTAATTGTGGCTTTGTGAGAGGACCTGATGGATTTCCAAGCACTGGATTTGATTTGGATGAGGAGGATAAAAAGTATATGAATGCATGTAAAATTGTTGTATCCTCGTGCATCTTCGGAAGCTTTGACTTTTTGAGAAGACCAACTAGCAAATTG ATCAGTGAGTACTCCAAGAAAAATGTTTgctttgttatgtttgttgatgCGCAAACTCTAGCTAAGCTCTCAACCGAAGGAAATATTCCAGACGAAAGAGGAAACATTGGGTTATGGAGGATAGTTGTTGTGAAGAACTTACCATATGAAGATATGCGGAAAACTGGAAAGGTGCCAAAATTTTTGTCGCATCGCCTTTTCCCGTCTTCTAG GTATTCTATTTGGGTTGATAGTAAATTGCGTCTTAATGCTGATCCAATGCTGATCATTGAGTACTTTTTGTGGCGAGCCGGTTCAGAATATGCTATTTCAAATCATTATACCCGTCATTGTGTTTGGGAGGAGGTGCTCCAAAATAAACGGCTAAATAAGTACAATCACTCTGTTATTGACGAGCAGTTCCATTTTTATCAGTCTGATGGTCTAACCAAGTATGACTCGTCAGATCCAAATATTCATCTCCCGAGCT TTGTGCCTGAAGGATCATTTATTGTCAGGGCACATACGGCAATGTCAAATTTGTTCTCATGCCTTTGGTTCAATGAAGTTGATCGATTTACATCACGTGATCAGCTGAGCTTTGCATATACCTACTTGAAGTTGAGAAGACTGAATCCTGACAAGCCCTTCTATTTGAATATGTTCAAG GATTGCGAACGCAGAGCAATCACAAAGCTGTTTCATCATAGAACAGAAACGTAG
- the LOC131025217 gene encoding uncharacterized protein LOC131025217 isoform X2, with protein MEAATLFRAVKPSRFKLPKPTPLRFSSTSSAPTIHRGNDGKREKAYGGLLLDAGGTLLQLAKPVEEIYFTIGAKYGVQSTAADIKQGFKRAFSAPWHHKLRYQGDGKPFWRHVVSEATGCDNVDYFEEVYEYYANGEAWHLPRGAHEAMLSLKDSGVKLAVVSNFDSRLRKLLEDLNVLHLFDAVIISSEVGYEKPDERIFRAALDQICVETSKAVHVGDDATADKAGANAVGIDCWLWGKDVRSFSDIESRILQSEP; from the exons ATGGAGGCCGCCACTCTCTTCAGAGCCGTTAAACCCTCCCGTTTCAAGCTCCCAAAACCCACTCCCCTCCGATTCTCCTCCACTTCCTCCGCCCCCACAATTCACAGAG GCAACGACGGAAAGCGTGAGAAGGCGTATGGCGGGCTGTTGCTGGACGCCGGCGGCACATTGCTGCAATTGGCGAAGCCGGTTGAGGAAATTTACTTCACCATCGGCGCGAAATACG GTGTGCAGTCAACTGCAGCTGATATAAAGCAAGGTTTTAAGAGGGCTTTCTCTGCACCATGGCATCATAAACTTCGATACCAG GGCGACGGCAAGCCATTTTGGAGACACGTCGTGTCTGAAGCCACCGGCTGCGACAACGTAGACTACTTTGAAGAAGTGTACGAG TACTACGCCAATGGTGAGGCATGGCATCTTCCTCGAGGAGCCCACGAAGCTATGCTGTCCCTGAAAGACTCCGGAG TTAAACTAGCCGTCGTCTCCAACTTCGACTCTCGCCTGAGGAAGCTGCTCGAGGACCTCAATGTGTTACATCT GTTCGACGCTGTCATCATATCGTCCGAGGTCGGATACGAAAAACCGGATGAGAGAATATTTAGAGCTGCTTTAG ATCAAATCTGCGTAGAGACGAGCAAAGCAGTTCATGTCGGAGACGATGCAACGGCCGACAAAGCAGGGGCTAACGCTGTCGGAATCGACTGCTG GTTATGGGGAAAGGATGTGAGAAGCTTCTCAGATATAGAAAGTCGCATACTTCAATCAGAGCCCTAA
- the LOC131025216 gene encoding cullin-3A-like — MSSGQKKRNFQIEAFKHKVVVDPKYAEKTWKVLEHAIHEIYNHNASGLSFEELYRNAYNMVLHKYGEKLYSGLVSTMTFHLQTMSKSIEAAHGGSFLEELNSKWSDHNKALQMIRDILMYMDRTFIPSTHKTPVHELGLNLWRDNVVHSDKIQTRLLNTLLELILRERTGEVINRGLMRNIIKMLMDLGPSVYQEDFEKPFLDVSADFYRAESQEFIECSDCGDYLKKAERRLNEEIERVSHYLDVKSEAKITNVVEKEMIANHMLGLVHMENSGLVKMLLDDQFEDLGRMYNLFRRVPNGLSTIRDVMTSHIRDTGKQLVTDPEKSKNPVEFVECLLEKRDKYDKIISLAFGNDKTFQNALNSSFEHFINLNPRSPEYISLFVDDKLRKGLKGVKEEDIELILDKVMMLFRYLQEKDVFEKYYKQHLAKRLLSGKTISDDAERSLIVKLKTECGYQFTSKLEGMFTDMKTSQDTMQGFYTAYGAELANGPTLVVQVLTTGSWPTQSSVTCNLPSEMLALCEKFRSYYLGTHTGRRLSWQTNMGTADLRATFGNGQKYELNVSTYQMCVLMLFNGADSLNYREIEQATEIPSSDLKRCLQSLACVKGKNVLRKEPMSKDIGEDDGFSVNDKFTSKLRKVKIGTVVAQKESEPEKQETRQRVEEDRKPQIEAAIVRIMKSRRVLDHNNIIAEVTKQLQSRFLANPGEIKKRIESLIERDFLERDNADRRLYRYLA, encoded by the exons ATGAGTAGTGGACAGAAGAAGAGGAATTTTCAGATTGAGGCGTTCAAGCACAAAGTAGTGGTGGATCCGAAGTACGCAGAGAAGACTTGGAAGGTTCTAGAGCATGCAATTCATGAGATTTATAATCACAACGCTAGTGGACTGAGCTTCGAGGAGTTATACAG AAATGCTTACAATATGGTACTACATAAATATGGGGAGAAGCTTTATTCAGGACTTGTGTCAACAATGACATTCCATCTTCAGACAATGTCCAAAAGTATAGAGGCTGCCCATGGTGGTTCGTTCCTTGAGGAGCTTAACAGTAAATGGAGTGATCACAATAAAGCTTTGCAAATGATTCGCGACATATTGATGTACATGGACAGAACTTTCATACCGAGCACACACAAAACTCCTGTTCATGAGCTCGGGCTAAATCTTTGGAGGGACAATGTAGTCCACTCGGACAAGATCCAGACTAGGTTGCTGAATACGCTTCTTGAACTGATACTTAGGGAGCGTACCGGTGAAGTTATCAACAGAGGGCTGATGAGAAACATAATCAAAATGCTGATGGATTTGGGACCATCAGTCTACCAAGAAGATTTTGAGAAACCGTTTCTTGATGTTTCTGCTGATTTCTACAGAGCAGAATCTCAGGAGTTTATAGAGTGCAGTGATTGTGGGGACTATTTGAAGAAAGCTGAACGGCGTTTAAATGAAGAAATTGAGAGGGTATCTCATTACTTGGATGTGAAAAGTGAAGCAAAGATAACCAATGTTGTGGAGAAAGAGATGATAGCCAACCACATGCTCGGACTAGTTCACATGGAGAATTCAGGCTTGGTAAAGATGCTTCTTGATGATCAGTTTGAGGATTTGGGAAGGATGTACAACTTATTCCGCCGGGTTCCTAATGGGCTCTCAACGATTAGGGATGTAATGACATCCCACATCAGAGATACTGGCAAACAGCTTGTCACGGATCCTGAGAAATCAAAGAATCCAGTGGAGTTCGTGGAGTGCCTGCTCGAGAAGAGGGATAAGTATGATAAGATCATAAGCTTGGCGTTTGGCAATGACAAAACCTTCCAGAATGCTTTGAATTCTTCTTTCGAACATTTTATCAATCTGAATCCTCGTTCTCCAGAGTATATATCATTGTTTGTGGACGATAAACTGCGGAAAGGTCTGAAGGGAGTGAAAGAAGAGGATATAGAGCTCATTCTAGATAAGGTGATGATGCTGTTCCGTTACCTCCAGGAGAAAGATGTCTTTGAGAAATACTATAAGCAGCATTTGGCAAAGAGACTGTTGTCGGGTAAAACCATATCTGATGATGCCGAGAGAAGTCTCATTGTTAAACTCAAGACTGAATGTGGATATCAGTTCACTTCAAAATTAGAAGGCATGTTCACAGACATGAAGACCTCTCAGGACACGATGCAAGGGTTTTACACAGCCTACGGTGCTGAGTTGGCCAACGGACCTACGTTAGTTGTCCAGGTTTTGACTACCGGATCCTGGCCCACTCAATCTAGTGTCACCTGCAACTTGCCATCCGAAATGTTGGCTCTCTGTGAGAAGTTCCGTTCGTACTACCTTGGGACCCACACTGGTCGGAGATTGTCGTGGCAAACGAATATGGGCACGGCTGACCTCAGAGCTACCTTTGGGAATGGACAGAAGTATGAGCTGAATGTTTCTACTTATCAGATGTGTGTCTTGATGCTGTTCAACGGTGCCGATTCTCTCAACTACAGGGAGATTGAGCAGGCCACTGAGATCCCATCTTCTGATCTCAAGAGGTGTCTGCAGTCGTTAGCTTGTGTGAAAGGGAAAAACGTGCTGCGCAAAGAGCCCATGAGCAAGGACATCGGGGAAGATGACGGGTTCTCTGTCAACGACAAGTTCACCAGCAAGCTTCGCAAGGTGAAGATCGGGACTGTCGTTGCACAGAAGGAATCCGAGCCTGAAAAGCAAGAGACGCGACAGAGGGTGGAGGAGGACAGGAAGCCACAGATTGAAGCTGCAATAGTCAGAATCATGAAATCGCGGAGGGTGTTGGATCATAACAATATCATCGCAGAGGTCACGAAGCAACTGCAGTCGCGGTTCCTGGCAAACCCCGGGGAGATCAAGAAACGGATCGAGTCCCTCATTGAGCGAGATTTCTTGGAGAGGGACAATGCAGATAGACGATTATACCGATACCTGGcctga
- the LOC131025217 gene encoding uncharacterized protein LOC131025217 isoform X1, giving the protein MEAATLFRAVKPSRFKLPKPTPLRFSSTSSAPTIHRGNDGKREKAYGGLLLDAGGTLLQLAKPVEEIYFTIGAKYVFAGVQSTAADIKQGFKRAFSAPWHHKLRYQGDGKPFWRHVVSEATGCDNVDYFEEVYEYYANGEAWHLPRGAHEAMLSLKDSGVKLAVVSNFDSRLRKLLEDLNVLHLFDAVIISSEVGYEKPDERIFRAALDQICVETSKAVHVGDDATADKAGANAVGIDCWLWGKDVRSFSDIESRILQSEP; this is encoded by the exons ATGGAGGCCGCCACTCTCTTCAGAGCCGTTAAACCCTCCCGTTTCAAGCTCCCAAAACCCACTCCCCTCCGATTCTCCTCCACTTCCTCCGCCCCCACAATTCACAGAG GCAACGACGGAAAGCGTGAGAAGGCGTATGGCGGGCTGTTGCTGGACGCCGGCGGCACATTGCTGCAATTGGCGAAGCCGGTTGAGGAAATTTACTTCACCATCGGCGCGAAATACG TTTTTGCAGGTGTGCAGTCAACTGCAGCTGATATAAAGCAAGGTTTTAAGAGGGCTTTCTCTGCACCATGGCATCATAAACTTCGATACCAG GGCGACGGCAAGCCATTTTGGAGACACGTCGTGTCTGAAGCCACCGGCTGCGACAACGTAGACTACTTTGAAGAAGTGTACGAG TACTACGCCAATGGTGAGGCATGGCATCTTCCTCGAGGAGCCCACGAAGCTATGCTGTCCCTGAAAGACTCCGGAG TTAAACTAGCCGTCGTCTCCAACTTCGACTCTCGCCTGAGGAAGCTGCTCGAGGACCTCAATGTGTTACATCT GTTCGACGCTGTCATCATATCGTCCGAGGTCGGATACGAAAAACCGGATGAGAGAATATTTAGAGCTGCTTTAG ATCAAATCTGCGTAGAGACGAGCAAAGCAGTTCATGTCGGAGACGATGCAACGGCCGACAAAGCAGGGGCTAACGCTGTCGGAATCGACTGCTG GTTATGGGGAAAGGATGTGAGAAGCTTCTCAGATATAGAAAGTCGCATACTTCAATCAGAGCCCTAA